In Corynebacterium guangdongense, one DNA window encodes the following:
- the solA gene encoding N-methyl-L-tryptophan oxidase — MWDAVVVGVGAMGSAALDHLARRGHRVLGLEQFTLAHALGSSHGGSRMIHQSYFEHPDYVPVLRRAYELWDDLDAWQRGHGGNGLFFRTGGVSFGPASSAIITGSLLAARDHGLPYSTLSLADARRRFPQFSPADTDTVFHDDTAGFVIPEETITAQVARAQEHGAEVWENTEVVSITPTAGGVTVDVSRDGRSTTVTARKAVVTAGAWTPRLLGQLNVPLTVERQLMYWLRPAVFEAEFRDGPVFIHDNGTGEHIYGFPWLEGEVPGVKVAAHHNGLPTSPDTLDRTVSPAEVAALRARLALISPALADAEFIDAKACMYTSTPDKNFVIGRDPRAGHENVVLACGFSGHGFKFAPAVGELLADLVESGSLSTGVPMFDPLRFPGVQVAAGR; from the coding sequence GTGTGGGATGCGGTAGTCGTGGGTGTCGGCGCGATGGGGTCGGCGGCGCTGGATCACCTGGCCCGGCGTGGCCACCGGGTACTGGGCCTGGAGCAGTTCACCCTCGCCCACGCCCTCGGTTCCAGCCACGGGGGTTCCCGCATGATCCACCAATCCTATTTCGAACACCCCGACTACGTGCCGGTGCTGCGCCGCGCCTATGAACTCTGGGACGACCTGGACGCCTGGCAGCGTGGGCACGGCGGTAACGGCCTTTTCTTCCGCACCGGCGGCGTCTCCTTCGGCCCGGCGTCCTCCGCCATCATCACCGGCTCACTGCTGGCCGCCCGCGATCACGGCCTGCCGTATTCCACCCTCTCGCTTGCCGACGCCCGCCGCAGGTTCCCGCAGTTCTCCCCCGCGGACACCGACACCGTCTTCCACGATGACACCGCCGGTTTTGTCATCCCGGAGGAGACGATCACCGCGCAGGTCGCCCGGGCGCAAGAGCACGGCGCGGAGGTCTGGGAGAACACCGAGGTGGTGTCCATCACCCCGACTGCCGGGGGCGTGACAGTGGACGTCTCCCGCGACGGCCGTTCCACCACGGTGACGGCGCGCAAGGCCGTCGTGACCGCCGGGGCCTGGACCCCTCGCCTCCTGGGCCAGCTCAATGTCCCGCTCACCGTGGAAAGGCAGCTGATGTACTGGCTGCGCCCCGCCGTCTTTGAGGCCGAGTTCCGGGACGGCCCCGTGTTCATCCACGACAACGGCACGGGCGAGCACATCTACGGATTCCCGTGGCTCGAGGGTGAGGTGCCCGGTGTGAAGGTCGCCGCGCACCATAACGGCCTGCCGACCTCGCCGGACACCCTTGACCGCACAGTCTCACCCGCCGAGGTCGCCGCACTGCGGGCCCGTCTGGCCCTCATCTCCCCCGCGCTTGCCGACGCGGAGTTCATCGACGCCAAGGCCTGCATGTACACCAGTACACCGGACAAGAACTTCGTCATCGGCAGAGACCCCCGGGCCGGGCACGAGAACGTCGTCCTCGCCTGTGGTTTCTCCGGCCACGGTTTCAAGTTTGCCCCAGCCGTCGGGGAGCTGCTCGCCGATCTGGTGGAGTCCGGCTCACTGTCCACCGGGGTCCCGATGTTCGACCCGCTGCGTTTTCCCGGGGTACAGGTCGCGGCAGGGCGCTGA
- the rplJ gene encoding 50S ribosomal protein L10 codes for MANAKNIASVADLKERFGAADSIVLTEYRGLTVQQLAELRGNLGFDVDLHVAKNTLIKIAATEQGIDGLDEHLVGPTAVAFIKGEAVDAAKVMKDFAKNHEAFVVKGGYMDGNALSADQVKAIADLDNRETTLAKIAGAMKGNLSKAAGLFNAPASKAARAVSALQDKKQSEGEN; via the coding sequence ATGGCAAACGCAAAGAACATTGCATCGGTCGCCGATCTGAAGGAGCGCTTCGGCGCTGCTGACTCCATCGTGCTCACCGAGTACCGCGGCCTGACTGTCCAGCAGCTCGCAGAGCTGCGTGGCAACCTCGGCTTCGATGTCGACCTGCACGTCGCCAAGAACACCCTGATCAAGATCGCTGCCACCGAGCAGGGAATTGACGGCCTTGACGAGCACCTCGTCGGCCCGACCGCAGTCGCCTTTATCAAGGGCGAGGCAGTCGACGCCGCCAAGGTCATGAAGGACTTCGCGAAGAACCACGAAGCCTTCGTCGTCAAGGGTGGCTACATGGACGGCAACGCTCTGTCTGCCGACCAGGTCAAGGCCATCGCCGACCTCGATAACCGCGAGACCACCCTCGCGAAGATCGCCGGCGCCATGAAGGGCAACTTGTCGAAGGCCGCAGGCCTGTTCAACGCTCCCGCTTCCAAGGCTGCTCGCGCTGTCTCTGCACTGCAGGACAAGAAGCAGTCCGAGGGCGAGAACTAA
- the rplL gene encoding 50S ribosomal protein L7/L12 has translation MAKLSKDELIEQFKEMTLIELSEFLTEFEEVFDVTAAAPVAVAAAAPAAGEAAAEEKDEFDVVLTDAGAKKIGVIKVVRELVSGLGLKEAKELVESAPKAILEGASKDDAEAAKAKLEEAGASVELK, from the coding sequence ATGGCTAAGCTGTCTAAGGACGAGCTCATTGAGCAGTTCAAGGAAATGACCCTCATCGAGCTCTCCGAGTTCCTGACCGAGTTCGAAGAGGTCTTCGACGTCACCGCCGCCGCTCCGGTCGCCGTCGCCGCTGCCGCTCCGGCCGCCGGCGAGGCTGCCGCTGAGGAGAAGGACGAGTTCGACGTCGTCCTGACCGACGCCGGCGCCAAGAAGATCGGCGTCATCAAGGTCGTCCGTGAGCTCGTCTCCGGCCTGGGCCTGAAGGAAGCCAAGGAGCTCGTTGAGTCCGCTCCGAAGGCCATCCTCGAGGGTGCATCCAAGGACGACGCTGAGGCTGCCAAGGCCAAGCTGGAAGAGGCCGGCGCCTCCGTCGAGCTCAAGTAG